The following coding sequences are from one Spartobacteria bacterium window:
- a CDS encoding hydrogenase — MMTTCIVAHNAQAMDISSIPVVEIDAFRTFVIDGVAVQKYHLTALFCVPQLSGSTLYAVLSDADQARLLISACRVKDAYPAITPDCVSAQLFEREIYENTGIIPTGHPWLKPVRFPQNSCHTQTWVGEMDYYAVEGDEIHEVAVGPVHAGVIEPGHFRFQCHGETVFHLEISLGYQHRDVEESLRSCSLSQAIHRIETVSGDATAGHTLAHCYAMESLMNGRVPVRAQAIRGIALELERLACHIGDLGAIAGDIGFLPTSAFCGRIRGDVLNCTCLICGNRFSRNLIQLGGTGFDIDDAMINELQKRLNKIQLDTTVAINLLWNTPSVLARLENTGSISKPLAQELGLVGPAARASGMKRDIRCDFAHGIYQFSQMPVATAQTGDVYARAMVRWLEIQHAFTFIQDMLKSMPNSPVISVMDSVSTNKMVVALTEGWRGQITHIALTATDGSLLHYKIIDPSFHNWFGLAHALRNEGISDFPLCNKSFNLSYCGFDL, encoded by the coding sequence ATGATGACGACGTGTATAGTTGCTCATAATGCTCAAGCCATGGATATTTCATCAATCCCTGTGGTGGAGATCGATGCCTTCCGCACCTTTGTGATCGATGGGGTGGCGGTGCAGAAATATCATCTGACGGCACTGTTTTGTGTGCCGCAGTTATCGGGATCAACGTTGTATGCCGTGTTGTCCGATGCGGATCAGGCACGGTTGCTCATCTCCGCATGCCGAGTAAAGGATGCCTATCCAGCGATCACGCCGGATTGCGTATCCGCTCAGTTGTTTGAACGGGAGATTTATGAAAATACGGGCATCATTCCCACGGGGCATCCTTGGCTGAAACCGGTTCGCTTTCCCCAAAACAGCTGTCACACACAGACATGGGTGGGGGAGATGGATTACTATGCAGTTGAAGGCGATGAAATTCATGAAGTAGCGGTGGGACCTGTTCATGCCGGTGTGATTGAGCCGGGACATTTTCGTTTTCAGTGTCATGGAGAGACCGTTTTTCATCTGGAAATATCATTGGGATATCAGCACCGTGATGTCGAAGAGTCATTGCGCTCATGTTCGCTGTCTCAGGCCATTCATCGTATTGAAACCGTATCAGGTGATGCCACCGCAGGTCATACGCTCGCACATTGTTATGCCATGGAATCGCTGATGAATGGGCGGGTTCCCGTTCGTGCGCAGGCCATTCGCGGGATTGCGCTGGAACTGGAACGACTGGCCTGCCATATCGGTGACCTGGGTGCCATTGCCGGGGATATTGGATTTCTGCCCACCAGCGCTTTTTGCGGACGTATACGCGGCGATGTGCTGAACTGCACGTGTTTGATTTGTGGCAATCGTTTCTCTCGGAATTTAATTCAACTCGGCGGAACCGGTTTTGATATCGATGATGCGATGATCAATGAATTACAGAAACGGCTGAACAAAATTCAACTCGATACCACCGTCGCCATTAATTTGTTATGGAATACGCCATCCGTGCTGGCCCGATTAGAAAATACAGGTAGTATCAGCAAACCACTGGCGCAGGAACTGGGATTGGTCGGCCCGGCAGCCCGGGCATCAGGAATGAAGCGCGATATCCGTTGTGATTTTGCCCATGGCATTTATCAGTTCAGTCAGATGCCCGTTGCCACCGCGCAGACAGGCGATGTATATGCACGGGCAATGGTTCGCTGGCTGGAAATTCAGCATGCCTTTACCTTTATTCAGGATATGCTGAAATCCATGCCGAACTCACCAGTTATTTCCGTGATGGACTCCGTTTCCACGAATAAAATGGTGGTGGCATTAACGGAAGGCTGGCGAGGACAAATCACTCACATTGCACTAACTGCCACGGACGGATCACTGCTTCATTACAAAATTATCGACCCCAGTTTCCATAACTGGTTCGGCTTAGCCCATGCACTGCGAAACGAAGGTATTTCAGATTTCCCCCTGTGCAACAAAAGCTTCAATCTTTCCTATTGCGGATTCGATCTATAA
- a CDS encoding NADH dehydrogenase FAD-containing subunit codes for MLLTLLLFPLGAGLLCFCMASDTYRRWLLVTAAFTQFLLVLRSCFHGTPVLCDGEWIGLDALAKLFLLITSGLFMAAAWYAAGYLAQESQVQDSQKDKWFSKQAVFTGLLLVFLSTMNLAIVSLHPGIFWMAVEATTLASAPLICYHRSERSLEAAWKYLLICSVGIALALIGNIALTISARFVVGDPSSTFAVLTQRASTLQPVWLKAAFAFLLVGYGTKMGLAPMHTWLPDAHSEAPSPVSALLSGALLNCAFLGLLRTSSILHQAGLESFTSHLFLFFGLFSMMLAGWFIVHQADYKRLLAYSSIEHMGIQAVAAGAGGGFGMLFHAVNHSLTKGLLFLAAGSILSAYGTKSTRDVKGLCRVMPVVGVLWIAGFLSICGVPPFGTFVSEFSIISQLAVSDKWISMGLMLLALGVIFVGMAKIVIFMVYGEPNPEIEVVRPTGFVRFFCTLPPVALCIMVLILGCWIPRPLEHLIKQAVTELSVPAMNPETIEGE; via the coding sequence ATGCTCTTAACTTTGTTGTTGTTCCCGCTCGGTGCGGGTCTGCTCTGTTTTTGTATGGCGTCTGATACATATCGACGATGGCTGCTCGTAACGGCGGCATTTACGCAGTTTTTATTGGTTTTGCGTAGTTGTTTTCATGGCACTCCGGTGCTTTGCGATGGGGAATGGATCGGTTTAGATGCGTTGGCAAAACTGTTTCTTTTGATCACATCGGGGTTGTTTATGGCGGCGGCCTGGTATGCGGCAGGTTATTTGGCTCAGGAATCCCAAGTGCAAGATTCGCAGAAAGATAAGTGGTTTTCAAAACAGGCTGTTTTCACAGGATTGCTGCTCGTATTTTTGTCCACCATGAATCTGGCCATTGTCAGTCTGCATCCGGGGATTTTCTGGATGGCAGTGGAAGCAACGACCCTCGCGAGCGCGCCGTTGATCTGCTATCATCGCTCTGAACGGTCGTTGGAGGCGGCATGGAAGTATCTGCTGATTTGTTCCGTGGGCATTGCTCTGGCGTTGATTGGTAATATTGCGCTGACGATTTCCGCGCGTTTTGTCGTCGGTGATCCGTCGTCAACTTTTGCTGTATTGACACAGCGTGCATCGACACTTCAGCCTGTATGGCTGAAAGCCGCATTTGCTTTTTTGCTGGTGGGTTATGGGACGAAAATGGGATTGGCCCCCATGCATACCTGGCTGCCTGATGCGCACAGTGAGGCTCCCTCGCCGGTATCGGCATTGCTGTCCGGGGCACTGCTGAATTGTGCATTTCTGGGATTGCTTCGAACCTCCTCCATTTTGCATCAAGCTGGACTGGAGTCATTTACCAGTCATCTGTTTCTGTTTTTCGGTTTGTTTTCCATGATGCTGGCCGGTTGGTTTATCGTGCATCAGGCGGATTATAAACGGCTGCTGGCCTATTCGAGCATTGAGCATATGGGTATTCAGGCCGTGGCGGCGGGGGCTGGCGGCGGTTTCGGAATGTTGTTTCATGCGGTGAACCACTCGCTGACGAAGGGGCTGTTATTTTTGGCAGCAGGCAGCATTTTGTCGGCGTATGGTACGAAGTCAACCCGTGATGTAAAGGGTCTCTGCCGCGTGATGCCGGTGGTCGGGGTGTTATGGATCGCCGGGTTTTTGTCTATTTGCGGGGTGCCGCCCTTTGGTACGTTTGTCAGTGAATTTTCGATTATCAGTCAGCTGGCGGTTTCGGATAAATGGATTTCCATGGGATTGATGCTGCTGGCTCTGGGTGTGATTTTTGTGGGGATGGCGAAGATTGTGATTTTCATGGTTTATGGTGAACCCAATCCAGAGATAGAAGTTGTGCGACCCACCGGCTTTGTCCGCTTTTTCTGCACGTTGCCGCCTGTGGCGTTGTGTATTATGGTTCTGATTCTGGGGTGCTGGATACCACGCCCGCTGGAGCATTTGATTAAGCAGGCGGTGACTGAGTTGAGTGTGCCTGCCATGAACCCCGAAACGATAGAGGGTGAATGA